Proteins found in one bacterium genomic segment:
- a CDS encoding response regulator, with protein sequence MTHKILIVDDYPNMVDMLSVRLKANGFDVISSYDGVEGLQMARLQKPDLIILDVLLPRMDGFKICRLLKFDEKYRHIPIIMLTSRARDIDKKTGLDMGANAYIYKPYDSASLVQKINELLNTRTFVPQTENFSAAVNVI encoded by the coding sequence ATGACTCATAAAATTTTGATCGTCGACGACTATCCTAATATGGTCGATATGTTAAGCGTTCGTCTCAAAGCCAATGGCTTCGATGTCATCTCCAGTTATGATGGCGTCGAAGGTTTGCAAATGGCGCGCTTGCAAAAACCGGATTTGATTATTCTCGATGTACTGCTTCCGCGTATGGACGGATTCAAAATTTGCCGGCTGTTGAAATTCGATGAAAAATACCGGCACATCCCGATCATTATGCTGACGTCACGCGCCCGCGATATCGACAAAAAAACCGGATTGGATATGGGCGCGAATGCTTATATCTACAAACCTTATGACTCGGCTTCACTCGTTCAGAAAATCAATGAACTCTTAAATACCCGTACGTTCGTGCCGCAAACTGAAAATTTCAGCGCGGCGGTTAACGTCATTTAA
- the gspE gene encoding type II secretion system ATPase GspE — protein sequence MLTHSKLGEMLLANQLVTEAQLSDLLSQQQRYGKKLGKIVAEKKMVSENDLMQVLSDQLGLPTVELSTFEVDPELVHLIPENLMKAKLVFPLFIIGDELTVAMVDPRDLEAIDELRRVTKMNISPMLCSEQDLQETLNRIFKESSSSIKSEVEDAVKDYQLDVEMVEVDATDQTKEELEEAAQLTPIIRLSNLIISAAVKEGASDIHIEPEEKKVLVRFRVDGVMKESFVLEKNLQSALLSRFKIMSGLDIAEKRLPQDGRFQTRIGNRTIDFRISSFPTINGENIVMRILDKSSVTMSLSQLGFDKNTQIFFEELIRRPNGIILVTGPTGSGKTTTLYSALSTINSVDKNIITVEDPIEYRLELIRQCQINSKIGLTFAAGLRSILRQDPDVIMVGEIRDKETAHIAIESALTGHLVFSTLHTNDAPSAINRLTDMGIEPFLTSSALAGVLAQRLVRKLCPKCKTVFHPDSDTLKSLNIRVSPNYSFYAPKGCPHCNNKGYKGRLAIYELLLVNDEIRHLTIERASANRLKDAAIENGMRTLRQDGVAKILQGLTSIEEVIRVTSE from the coding sequence ATGCTCACTCATTCTAAATTAGGCGAAATGTTACTAGCCAATCAGTTGGTTACTGAAGCGCAGCTTTCGGACCTGTTATCGCAGCAGCAACGGTATGGGAAGAAACTCGGTAAAATCGTAGCCGAAAAGAAAATGGTGAGTGAAAATGATTTGATGCAGGTGCTTTCGGATCAGTTGGGATTGCCGACGGTTGAATTATCAACATTCGAAGTCGATCCTGAACTCGTTCATCTGATCCCGGAAAATCTGATGAAAGCAAAACTTGTTTTTCCATTATTCATAATCGGCGACGAATTAACTGTGGCGATGGTTGATCCGCGCGATCTCGAAGCTATCGATGAATTACGCCGTGTGACCAAAATGAACATCTCGCCGATGTTGTGTTCCGAGCAGGATTTGCAGGAAACATTGAACAGGATTTTCAAGGAATCGTCCTCATCGATCAAAAGCGAAGTTGAAGATGCCGTCAAAGATTACCAACTCGATGTCGAGATGGTCGAGGTCGACGCCACGGATCAAACTAAAGAAGAACTCGAAGAAGCGGCTCAACTGACGCCGATTATCCGGCTCTCCAACTTAATCATATCCGCTGCGGTCAAAGAAGGCGCCAGCGATATTCATATCGAACCGGAAGAGAAAAAGGTTCTAGTGCGTTTTCGCGTCGATGGGGTCATGAAAGAATCATTCGTGTTAGAGAAAAATCTGCAATCCGCATTGTTGTCCCGTTTCAAAATCATGTCGGGTCTCGACATCGCCGAAAAACGTTTGCCGCAAGACGGACGCTTTCAGACGCGCATCGGCAACCGTACGATCGATTTTCGTATTTCATCCTTCCCGACCATCAATGGCGAAAACATCGTCATGCGTATTCTCGACAAAAGCTCGGTAACCATGAGTCTATCGCAGCTTGGCTTCGATAAAAATACGCAAATCTTTTTCGAAGAACTCATTCGCCGCCCCAACGGAATCATTCTCGTCACGGGTCCGACTGGAAGCGGTAAAACCACTACGCTCTATTCTGCTTTGAGTACGATCAATTCCGTCGACAAAAACATCATCACCGTCGAAGATCCGATTGAATACAGACTTGAATTGATCCGTCAATGCCAGATCAACTCGAAAATCGGGCTGACGTTTGCGGCCGGACTACGTTCGATTTTGCGGCAAGATCCCGACGTGATCATGGTCGGTGAAATTCGAGATAAAGAAACAGCCCACATCGCCATCGAATCGGCTTTAACAGGCCATCTCGTATTCTCGACGCTGCACACGAACGATGCACCTAGCGCTATCAATCGTCTCACCGATATGGGCATTGAACCATTTCTGACGTCGTCGGCTTTGGCCGGTGTCCTCGCGCAACGTTTAGTCAGAAAACTTTGTCCGAAATGCAAAACGGTATTTCATCCCGACTCCGATACGCTTAAATCACTGAATATCCGCGTATCGCCGAATTATTCGTTTTACGCACCCAAAGGATGCCCTCATTGCAATAATAAAGGCTATAAAGGCCGACTGGCCATTTATGAATTACTGCTCGTCAACGACGAAATACGTCACCTGACGATTGAACGCGCATCGGCTAATCGGCTGAAAGACGCGGCCATCGAGAACGGTATGCGAACGCTGAGGCAAGACGGCGTCGCTAAAATTCTTCAAGGCCTGACCAGTATTGAAGAAGTCATCCGCGTCACATCGGAGTAA
- a CDS encoding Dabb family protein, translating to MVTHVVLFKLFPNVAQDKIDRMIAGLNGLKNEIPQLMEMHAGVNFSDRNKGYELMLVSRFKNKEDLKTYNDHPAHRKVVTEIISPIREEVVVGDIEF from the coding sequence ATGGTCACGCACGTTGTTTTATTCAAACTTTTTCCGAATGTTGCACAGGATAAAATTGATCGGATGATCGCCGGGTTAAATGGATTAAAAAATGAAATTCCCCAACTGATGGAAATGCATGCCGGCGTCAATTTCTCCGATAGAAATAAAGGGTACGAATTGATGCTCGTGAGCCGGTTTAAAAATAAGGAAGATCTTAAAACTTACAACGATCATCCGGCTCACAGGAAAGTCGTAACCGAGATCATAAGTCCGATTCGTGAGGAAGTCGTGGTGGGCGATATCGAATTTTAA
- a CDS encoding prepilin-type N-terminal cleavage/methylation domain-containing protein yields the protein MKKNFTYFKKLNRNESGFTLFELTAGLAIFGMSGLILSTVLVSLMDIYSISTTSSYQASEVSRVAEMTLRDIRQAQGDQAINAASSSSLMFVNRNNDTETFTYSLQEEAFWRTISNGQANRTDTLLYTPGIQISFAYLDSNGQSLNTNPIPVSLIREVRLNFSLATIAGNRLVTAKTQLRNLR from the coding sequence ATGAAAAAAAATTTTACATACTTTAAAAAGTTAAATCGGAATGAATCGGGCTTCACATTGTTTGAATTGACAGCGGGCCTTGCCATTTTCGGAATGAGCGGATTGATCCTGTCCACCGTGCTGGTTTCACTTATGGACATTTATTCCATTTCGACCACGTCAAGTTATCAAGCTTCTGAAGTAAGCCGCGTGGCTGAAATGACCCTGCGCGATATCCGGCAGGCTCAAGGCGATCAAGCCATCAATGCCGCTTCCTCGTCATCACTGATGTTTGTCAATCGAAACAATGATACCGAAACGTTTACGTATTCACTGCAGGAAGAAGCATTCTGGCGCACAATCTCCAACGGACAGGCCAATCGCACCGACACGTTGCTTTATACGCCCGGAATACAGATCTCGTTCGCTTATTTGGATTCCAACGGACAATCGCTCAATACAAATCCGATTCCTGTTTCATTGATTCGCGAAGTTCGTTTGAATTTCAGCCTGGCAACGATTGCAGGTAACCGGTTAGTCACGGCCAAAACGCAATTAAGAAATTTGAGGTAA
- a CDS encoding pilus assembly PilX N-terminal domain-containing protein codes for MKSFLHDESGSALSSTILIISILTFMGLTLTLTQQNNAKISATDSDNMRAFYSAQSAIDYAVKASLNTMNWHWSASNQSIAGGTVTITVEDNTIRPALNDTLQVSVKSVYGQTASNQVFRLRMVDISGYAVYISGSLNDVSVRDSAGTINNSLAYEYATVLPEIDINKLKQTAIAQGHYFNSSLTLDNGSTYPTGNDASYYHPRPNGVPSDTPNVVYIEGDLEVKNSASIYGIVVVQGDVRLKNSQKLEGILYLPSPVSVVEPQDVTLYNKENVYGGIFGGANVEGNGNPNKINVYFRSSYIQKFFRNFSSNGMPFVMFWRNWKQI; via the coding sequence ATGAAATCTTTTCTTCATGATGAAAGCGGCTCGGCTCTGAGCAGTACGATCCTGATCATTTCCATTCTTACGTTCATGGGATTGACGCTGACGCTGACCCAACAGAACAATGCCAAAATCAGTGCGACCGATAGCGACAACATGCGCGCATTTTATTCCGCTCAATCCGCGATCGACTATGCCGTCAAAGCCTCCTTAAACACCATGAACTGGCATTGGTCGGCATCGAATCAATCCATCGCTGGCGGCACTGTCACGATCACGGTCGAAGACAACACGATCAGACCTGCACTTAACGATACGTTGCAGGTAAGCGTCAAATCCGTGTACGGTCAAACGGCTTCTAATCAGGTTTTCCGCCTGCGTATGGTTGACATTAGCGGATATGCCGTATACATCAGCGGCAGTTTGAACGACGTCAGCGTGCGTGACTCGGCAGGAACCATCAATAATTCACTTGCCTACGAATACGCGACCGTTTTACCGGAAATCGACATTAACAAACTCAAGCAAACGGCCATTGCCCAGGGGCATTATTTCAACAGCAGCCTCACATTAGACAACGGATCGACGTATCCTACGGGCAATGATGCGAGCTATTATCACCCACGACCGAACGGTGTTCCCAGCGATACGCCTAATGTCGTCTATATCGAGGGCGATCTCGAAGTTAAAAACAGCGCAAGCATTTACGGAATTGTCGTTGTCCAGGGCGACGTACGCCTGAAAAACAGTCAGAAACTCGAAGGCATCCTCTATCTCCCCAGCCCCGTTTCAGTCGTCGAACCGCAGGACGTTACGCTCTACAATAAAGAAAATGTCTACGGCGGAATTTTCGGCGGCGCGAATGTCGAAGGTAATGGGAATCCAAATAAAATAAACGTCTACTTCCGTTCATCCTATATTCAAAAATTCTTCAGAAACTTCTCATCTAACGGCATGCCTTTCGTTATGTTCTGGCGAAACTGGAAGCAGATATAG
- a CDS encoding type II secretion system F family protein, with translation MSQFQYKAINNSGQIVVDTMEGPTAGFISEQLERLNYVPLQVTEKKGMFAGKKNSAKKIEPKEVIVFTKQFATLFKAGVPLLSCLQALEEQAASEAMRDVIKDIAGSVQSGKTLYESMKPHKNAFSSLYVDMVRVGEAAGVLDEVLTRLVAFLSHDLEIKSSIKKATRYPIIVLVGIVIAFIVLILLVVPKFVDIFTKMKVELPLPTQILIAINTGITQYWYIVIPSAIALFIGFRMFIRTPYGNRMWDEKRLKLPIFGPLYLKTSISHFAKTFETLNKSGLPILQTLTIIAETMGNIIISEEIQKVITGVKEGQGLAQPLRRSTIFPPIVVQMISIGEKSGALDNMMTNIFEYFDEEVDYTVKNLTTLIEPLITVLLGGVILFIALAIFMPMWDMLGHMGK, from the coding sequence ATGAGCCAATTTCAATACAAAGCGATCAATAACTCAGGACAGATCGTCGTTGATACGATGGAAGGCCCAACAGCCGGGTTTATATCGGAACAACTCGAACGCTTAAATTACGTGCCGCTTCAAGTCACAGAAAAAAAAGGCATGTTTGCCGGTAAAAAAAACAGTGCAAAAAAGATCGAACCTAAAGAAGTGATCGTTTTTACTAAACAGTTTGCAACGCTTTTTAAAGCCGGCGTTCCCCTGCTCTCGTGTTTACAAGCGCTCGAAGAACAAGCGGCATCCGAAGCCATGCGCGACGTCATCAAAGACATTGCCGGAAGCGTGCAAAGCGGCAAAACGCTCTATGAATCAATGAAACCGCACAAAAATGCTTTTTCAAGTTTGTATGTCGACATGGTACGCGTCGGCGAAGCTGCCGGCGTTCTCGATGAAGTGCTCACGCGGCTGGTCGCATTTCTGTCGCACGATCTGGAAATAAAATCCTCGATCAAAAAAGCGACCCGTTATCCGATCATTGTTTTGGTAGGTATTGTGATTGCGTTTATCGTACTGATTCTTTTGGTTGTGCCAAAATTCGTAGACATTTTCACAAAAATGAAAGTCGAATTACCGCTACCGACGCAGATCCTCATCGCAATCAATACCGGCATCACTCAATACTGGTATATCGTTATTCCCTCGGCGATCGCGTTATTTATCGGTTTCCGGATGTTTATCAGAACACCGTACGGCAACAGAATGTGGGACGAAAAACGATTGAAACTGCCGATCTTTGGACCATTGTATCTGAAAACATCGATATCACATTTTGCCAAAACATTTGAAACGTTGAATAAGAGCGGCCTTCCGATCCTGCAAACATTGACGATTATCGCCGAAACCATGGGCAATATTATAATTTCGGAAGAAATCCAGAAAGTTATTACCGGCGTCAAAGAAGGCCAGGGTTTAGCACAACCGCTCCGCCGTAGTACAATCTTTCCTCCCATCGTTGTCCAAATGATTTCCATCGGCGAGAAATCCGGCGCACTCGATAACATGATGACCAACATTTTTGAATATTTCGATGAAGAGGTCGATTACACGGTCAAAAATCTTACGACACTCATCGAGCCTTTGATCACCGTGCTTTTGGGTGGAGTCATTTTATTTATTGCATTGGCGATATTTATGCCAATGTGGGACATGCTCGGACATATGGGGAAATGA
- a CDS encoding prepilin-type N-terminal cleavage/methylation domain-containing protein, with amino-acid sequence MKALKNQSGFTLMELVTVIVILGILAAVAIPKYFDLTDQAEAGACKSNQGAIEAAASVGYAQSALAGGPATFPASAAILATSSNAYFASGVAPTCPSGGTYTYDATTGLVTCSEAGHAR; translated from the coding sequence ATGAAAGCTCTCAAAAATCAAAGCGGTTTTACCTTGATGGAATTGGTAACCGTGATCGTTATCCTCGGTATTTTGGCCGCTGTTGCGATTCCGAAATATTTTGACCTTACCGATCAAGCTGAAGCCGGCGCCTGCAAATCGAATCAAGGCGCTATCGAAGCGGCTGCTTCAGTCGGATATGCTCAAAGCGCTCTTGCTGGCGGCCCAGCCACTTTTCCGGCTTCTGCGGCTATCTTAGCAACGTCCAGCAACGCTTATTTCGCCAGCGGCGTCGCTCCGACATGCCCTTCCGGCGGTACCTATACCTATGATGCGACAACCGGTTTAGTTACTTGCAGTGAAGCAGGACACGCCCGTTAA
- a CDS encoding prepilin-type N-terminal cleavage/methylation domain-containing protein yields the protein MKNALINSKGFTLIELLTTVAVMGISFLGIYVIFMKSTDIYSEVLGRSLAVQTIEQATDVLTRETKNLRDKNSILIASASQFRFTNNNGQNIDLTYTDQQLKKNAVAFASHVTAFSLTYKKWDGTSWTSGATNLIASVHYSITVRNSGKNVTFQNSILLRNAR from the coding sequence ATGAAAAATGCTTTGATAAATTCCAAAGGATTCACGCTGATCGAGCTGCTCACCACCGTAGCCGTGATGGGAATTTCATTTCTTGGCATCTATGTCATTTTTATGAAATCCACTGACATTTATTCGGAAGTTCTCGGAAGATCGCTCGCAGTGCAAACTATCGAACAAGCAACAGACGTGCTGACGCGGGAAACTAAAAATCTGCGCGACAAAAACAGCATCCTGATTGCATCGGCCTCCCAATTTCGATTTACGAACAACAACGGACAGAACATTGACTTGACGTACACGGATCAGCAATTGAAAAAAAATGCCGTCGCTTTCGCATCGCACGTTACGGCTTTTTCACTTACTTATAAAAAATGGGATGGCACATCGTGGACATCCGGTGCAACCAATCTGATCGCATCCGTACACTACAGCATTACGGTCAGAAATTCCGGTAAAAATGTGACCTTCCAGAATTCGATCTTGTTAAGGAATGCCAGGTGA
- a CDS encoding cell wall metabolism sensor histidine kinase WalK, producing the protein MALQLLTSRFPDNSDFSEIASNIGEEDTSGLTGILRKELNNELFEIIDHLDDGIFFIDLLDQVVIINKRAVHMLGLRRTVNPGEKLSLNEIFNTSRIAVEDLLNRVRLSEKKSFKETVVISHRSIIYELEVKDVVTKNNVRMGRLCIIRDISKAWIELHRKSEFLSMVAHELLNPMTPMKEGLSLVLEKSVGPLNEVQEQCLHVVYDEVNRLSRLVNDLLDINRIDSGKLRIHRQLVDVEKLVNEVLATTENKASEKSIDLVTHIQPNLFDMYADPDRIKQVLFNLIDNAIKYSPTQSHVVVSVIGRTSGFEITIRDQGFGIRKPDIKKLFDRFVQLDYPEHIQNRRKGSGLGLSIVKEIIKLHHGKIKVQSEFGKGSAFTLLLPKRKKARKNDS; encoded by the coding sequence ATGGCACTACAACTTTTAACATCGCGGTTTCCTGATAATTCAGATTTTTCGGAAATCGCATCGAACATCGGCGAAGAAGATACGTCTGGCCTGACCGGCATTTTGCGTAAAGAACTAAACAACGAATTATTCGAAATCATTGACCACCTCGATGACGGCATTTTCTTTATCGATCTTCTCGATCAAGTGGTCATCATCAATAAACGTGCGGTACATATGCTTGGGTTACGCCGCACCGTCAATCCTGGTGAAAAGCTTTCCCTCAATGAAATTTTCAATACTTCCCGTATCGCGGTTGAAGATCTACTCAATCGCGTCCGTTTGTCAGAAAAGAAATCATTCAAAGAAACAGTAGTTATCAGCCACCGATCGATCATTTATGAGTTGGAAGTTAAAGACGTCGTAACCAAAAACAACGTAAGGATGGGCCGGCTGTGTATCATTCGGGATATTTCGAAAGCATGGATTGAATTGCATCGTAAATCGGAATTTTTATCGATGGTTGCGCACGAGTTGCTCAATCCAATGACGCCGATGAAAGAAGGATTAAGCCTCGTCCTGGAAAAAAGCGTAGGACCTTTAAACGAAGTACAAGAACAGTGCCTGCATGTGGTTTATGACGAAGTCAATCGCCTTTCGCGTTTAGTCAATGATCTATTGGATATCAATCGTATTGACTCCGGAAAGCTCAGAATCCATCGTCAATTAGTCGATGTTGAAAAATTAGTCAATGAAGTTTTAGCAACAACGGAAAATAAAGCTTCTGAAAAAAGCATTGACCTTGTTACGCACATTCAGCCCAACCTTTTCGACATGTATGCCGACCCGGACCGGATTAAACAAGTTTTGTTCAACCTGATCGACAACGCAATTAAATACTCTCCCACACAATCGCACGTCGTCGTATCGGTTATCGGCCGCACGAGTGGATTTGAAATTACCATACGCGATCAGGGCTTCGGTATCCGCAAACCCGACATCAAAAAATTATTCGACCGCTTCGTCCAACTCGATTATCCCGAACACATTCAAAACCGCCGGAAAGGCAGTGGACTTGGATTAAGCATCGTTAAAGAAATTATAAAACTGCATCACGGAAAAATTAAAGTTCAAAGTGAGTTCGGTAAAGGCAGCGCTTTTACCCTGCTTTTACCCAAACGAAAGAAGGCGCGTAAAAATGACTCATAA
- a CDS encoding prepilin peptidase gives MLSIYVILFSLGSIIGSFLNVVIYRIPNDLSLWSPPSHCPNCSHRIPWYYNVPLWGFLVQLGRCAFCRTPISFRYPAVEILSGIFVCFLFSQFGLTVLFFKLTFLALLMLVLSCIDYQKHLIPNRIVFFSFPFAILFSVMEGKPSIIDSSLGFLVGGLGLWAVWYIGHLLYKRDGIGGGDIKLAALLGIFIGWKLLLLSIFTSFVLISLIGWMGILARRLTNNSQIPLAPYLTIALWINVFYGLDIIRWYIEFIN, from the coding sequence ATGTTATCAATCTACGTCATACTTTTCAGTTTAGGTTCGATTATCGGCAGCTTCTTAAATGTGGTCATTTATCGTATTCCTAATGACTTGTCATTGTGGTCCCCTCCATCGCATTGCCCTAATTGCAGCCACCGCATTCCGTGGTATTACAATGTGCCGCTGTGGGGATTTCTTGTTCAATTAGGCCGTTGTGCATTTTGCCGAACACCTATTTCATTCCGTTACCCTGCCGTTGAAATTCTTAGTGGAATTTTCGTGTGCTTTCTTTTTTCGCAATTCGGATTAACGGTCCTATTTTTTAAACTCACGTTCTTAGCGTTGCTCATGCTCGTTTTAAGTTGTATCGACTACCAAAAACACCTGATCCCCAACCGCATCGTTTTTTTCAGCTTTCCCTTTGCCATACTGTTCAGCGTGATGGAAGGTAAACCTTCGATTATCGATTCCAGCTTGGGATTTTTAGTCGGTGGTTTAGGCCTCTGGGCTGTTTGGTACATCGGCCATCTTTTGTATAAACGCGATGGCATAGGCGGTGGCGACATCAAGCTTGCCGCCCTGCTCGGTATTTTTATCGGATGGAAATTATTGCTGTTAAGTATTTTTACATCATTCGTTTTGATATCGTTGATAGGATGGATGGGTATTCTGGCCCGGCGCCTGACGAATAACAGCCAGATTCCGCTGGCTCCGTATCTCACCATCGCTTTGTGGATTAATGTGTTTTACGGTCTCGATATCATCCGCTGGTATATTGAATTTATTAATTGA